From Aquabacter sp. L1I39, the proteins below share one genomic window:
- a CDS encoding diacylglycerol/lipid kinase family protein: MGRTLVVLNAQAGTVRDVGAEKVRAEVDAALTLPGQEADVRVLEGPEMVAAIGDVRRSGYDTLVVGAGDGTVSYAASVLCGSNITLGVLPLGTMNLLAYDIGLPRDLTAALEALRHAKAKRIDLATLNGRAFHGVSGLGFFTQMAMAREQMRSTRGRVLGWFLALGRAVVRSGRLSLELEIEGQRAPIDAYAALVTNNVFDMSGWHRSRLNAGVLEIHVAEDRGALARIKAGADLLVEAWRDNPGIHSFQAKAVTIHGLRRRRAWVATDGEITRETLPLRYEVAPGALSLLMPPDASQWQAEAVADVKSAAS; this comes from the coding sequence ATGGGGCGGACGCTTGTGGTTCTGAACGCGCAGGCGGGCACCGTTCGGGATGTGGGTGCGGAGAAGGTTCGCGCGGAGGTGGACGCCGCCCTCACCTTGCCTGGCCAGGAGGCGGACGTGCGGGTGCTGGAGGGACCCGAGATGGTGGCCGCCATCGGGGATGTGCGCCGTTCTGGCTACGACACGCTCGTGGTCGGAGCGGGCGATGGCACCGTGAGCTATGCCGCCTCCGTGCTGTGCGGTTCCAACATCACGCTCGGGGTGCTGCCGCTCGGCACCATGAACCTGCTCGCCTACGATATCGGCCTGCCGCGGGACCTGACGGCGGCCCTCGAGGCGCTGCGGCACGCCAAGGCGAAGCGAATCGACCTTGCCACCTTGAACGGACGCGCCTTCCACGGCGTGTCGGGCCTCGGCTTCTTCACCCAGATGGCCATGGCGCGCGAGCAGATGCGCTCCACGCGCGGTCGCGTGCTGGGCTGGTTCCTGGCGCTGGGGCGTGCGGTGGTGCGCTCGGGCCGCCTCTCGCTGGAACTGGAGATCGAGGGCCAGCGGGCGCCCATCGACGCCTATGCGGCGCTCGTTACCAACAACGTGTTCGACATGTCCGGCTGGCACCGTTCGCGGCTCAATGCCGGCGTGCTGGAAATCCACGTGGCCGAGGATCGCGGCGCGCTTGCCCGCATTAAGGCCGGGGCGGACCTGCTTGTGGAGGCCTGGCGGGACAATCCCGGCATCCATTCCTTCCAGGCGAAGGCGGTGACCATCCATGGCCTGCGCCGCCGACGCGCCTGGGTGGCCACCGACGGGGAGATCACCCGCGAGACCTTGCCGCTGCGTTATGAAGTGGCGCCCGGCGCGCTCTCCCTCCTGATGCCGCCGGATGCGTCCCAGTGGCAGGCGGAGGCGGTGGCAGACGTGAAGAGCGCGGCAAGCTGA
- a CDS encoding universal stress protein: protein MIRDILVNLTQGADTDPAASFAVSLAKAHGAHLTGLAVTYEIDVPPFYMGAVPTDFIDAQMKENAEAAAKAAEDFRAVAQAAGVPCEIRTLSASLGLAANAFAEMSRLFDLTVVAQPDPDRPGPEEVIAETVLLDSGRAVLLVPYVQTAPYAAGRAVVAWDGSRAAARALNEALPLLHKAHQVEIFSVYRGNAPAQEDGADIVRHLARHNLSAQVRSLPLGSGVGVAEAILNEVADQGADLVVMGGYGHSPLRELVLGGVTREILSTMTVPVLMAH from the coding sequence ATGATCCGGGACATCCTCGTCAACTTGACCCAGGGCGCCGACACCGATCCGGCCGCCAGCTTCGCGGTGAGCCTTGCCAAGGCGCACGGGGCGCACCTGACGGGCCTTGCCGTCACCTACGAGATCGACGTGCCCCCCTTCTATATGGGCGCCGTGCCCACCGACTTCATCGACGCCCAGATGAAGGAAAATGCGGAGGCGGCGGCCAAGGCAGCCGAGGATTTCAGGGCCGTGGCCCAGGCGGCCGGCGTCCCCTGCGAGATTCGCACGCTGAGCGCCTCCCTTGGCCTCGCGGCCAATGCGTTCGCGGAAATGTCGCGCCTGTTCGATCTCACGGTCGTCGCCCAGCCCGATCCCGATCGCCCGGGGCCGGAAGAGGTGATCGCGGAGACGGTGCTGCTTGATTCGGGCCGCGCAGTGCTGCTGGTGCCCTACGTACAGACCGCGCCCTATGCGGCCGGACGCGCCGTGGTGGCCTGGGACGGCAGCCGCGCCGCTGCCCGCGCCCTCAACGAGGCCCTGCCCTTGCTCCACAAGGCGCACCAGGTGGAGATCTTCTCGGTCTATCGCGGCAATGCCCCGGCGCAGGAGGATGGCGCGGACATCGTGCGCCATCTGGCACGCCACAACCTCAGCGCACAGGTGCGGTCCCTTCCCTTGGGCTCCGGCGTGGGCGTCGCGGAGGCGATCCTCAACGAGGTGGCGGACCAGGGCGCGGACCTCGTGGTCATGGGCGGCTATGGCCACTCCCCGCTGCGGGAGCTGGTACTGGGCGGCGTGACCCGCGAAATCCTCTCCACCATGACCGTTCCGGTGCTCATGGCGCACTGA
- a CDS encoding glycosyltransferase family 2 protein, with translation MTPDLSIVVPVYNEAAGLPSFHERLCGCARAVGAARGMRIEIVYVDDGSRDNSAAVAATLPPLGVDVQVVALSRNFGKEAALLAGLDHARGDALMFMDGDGQHPPEMIETFVALWKDQGYDVPYAVKADRSDEAVSRRLFVRMFYRLLNYGAPTRIPEDGADFRLLSPRAAAALRRMPERNRFFKGLSSWIGFRQVAVPYRPEARTHGSSSWSFFRLLSLSMEGLTSFSPAPLRIAGIAGALLAGAAFLYGMWIVVERLIWGIPLPGYPSLVVGIMVIGGMQLLVVGVMGEYIARILSEIKARPVYFVADHALRHRELGEGGHDGGHGAAHGAALEPPAFAERPKAAS, from the coding sequence ATGACGCCGGATTTGAGCATTGTCGTCCCGGTCTATAACGAGGCCGCAGGACTCCCCTCCTTCCACGAGCGCCTGTGCGGCTGTGCCCGGGCGGTGGGCGCCGCGCGCGGCATGCGGATCGAGATTGTCTATGTGGACGATGGCAGCCGGGACAATAGCGCGGCGGTCGCCGCCACCTTGCCCCCCTTGGGGGTGGACGTGCAGGTGGTGGCCCTGTCGCGCAATTTCGGCAAGGAAGCCGCGCTGCTCGCCGGCCTCGACCATGCCCGGGGCGACGCCCTCATGTTCATGGACGGCGACGGCCAGCACCCGCCGGAAATGATCGAGACCTTCGTCGCCTTGTGGAAGGACCAGGGCTATGACGTGCCGTATGCGGTGAAGGCGGACCGCTCCGACGAGGCCGTTTCGCGCCGCCTGTTCGTGCGCATGTTCTATCGCCTGCTGAATTACGGCGCCCCCACCCGAATCCCCGAGGATGGCGCCGACTTCCGCCTGCTCTCGCCACGCGCCGCCGCCGCCTTGCGGCGCATGCCAGAGCGCAACCGCTTCTTCAAGGGCCTGTCCAGCTGGATCGGCTTTCGCCAGGTGGCGGTGCCCTACCGGCCGGAGGCCCGCACCCATGGCAGTTCCAGCTGGTCCTTCTTCCGCCTGCTAAGCCTGTCCATGGAGGGGCTGACCTCCTTCTCCCCCGCCCCGCTGCGGATCGCCGGCATCGCCGGCGCCTTGCTGGCGGGCGCGGCCTTCCTCTATGGCATGTGGATCGTGGTGGAGCGGCTGATCTGGGGCATTCCCCTGCCGGGCTATCCCTCCCTGGTGGTGGGCATCATGGTCATTGGTGGGATGCAACTTCTGGTCGTGGGTGTGATGGGCGAGTACATCGCCCGCATCCTGTCCGAGATCAAGGCGCGCCCTGTCTATTTCGTCGCCGACCACGCCTTGCGCCATCGCGAGCTGGGGGAGGGGGGGCATGATGGCGGCCACGGGGCAGCCCACGGCGCGGCGTTGGAGCCGCCAGCCTTTGCCGAACGGCCGAAGGCGGCCTCCTGA
- a CDS encoding ChbG/HpnK family deacetylase: MARRIVICADDYGLAPGVSRAIRELALAGRLNATSVMTLFPDLEGEAEALLQVGEATDLGIGLHLTLTGGFAPLVAAPTGAGRLPGLRDLIVKAHLRRLDLAAVEDEIEAQFSAFSALFGRPPSHVDGHQHAHVLPGIRALVLRATRRHAPSAWLRDSSPSSGVGEGLDLKGKLIGLFSAGLRRDATAAGLTANTGFAGAYSFNDANAFQAVLARALARLPDGGAVMVHPGHVDAVLAARDPITGQREAEYQALAGSAFGKLLEKNEIVLR, encoded by the coding sequence ATGGCCCGCCGCATCGTCATCTGCGCCGACGATTACGGCCTCGCCCCCGGAGTCAGCCGCGCCATAAGGGAACTGGCCCTGGCGGGGCGGCTGAATGCCACGTCAGTCATGACCCTGTTCCCCGATTTGGAGGGAGAGGCGGAGGCGCTGCTCCAGGTGGGGGAGGCGACCGACCTTGGTATCGGGCTGCACCTGACCCTAACCGGGGGATTTGCCCCGCTCGTCGCCGCGCCGACGGGGGCAGGGCGGCTGCCGGGGCTCCGCGACCTGATTGTGAAGGCCCATCTGCGCCGCCTCGATCTCGCCGCGGTAGAAGATGAGATCGAAGCTCAGTTCAGCGCTTTCTCCGCCTTGTTCGGGCGTCCCCCAAGCCATGTCGACGGCCATCAGCACGCTCATGTGCTGCCCGGCATCCGTGCCCTTGTCCTTCGCGCCACCCGTCGCCACGCCCCCTCTGCCTGGCTGCGCGACAGCTCCCCCTCGTCCGGCGTGGGGGAGGGACTGGATCTGAAGGGAAAGCTCATCGGCCTGTTCTCGGCCGGCCTCCGCCGCGATGCTACGGCGGCAGGCTTGACCGCGAACACCGGCTTTGCCGGTGCCTATTCCTTCAATGATGCCAATGCCTTCCAGGCCGTGCTCGCGCGCGCCCTCGCCCGTCTGCCCGATGGCGGGGCCGTTATGGTTCACCCTGGCCATGTGGATGCAGTGCTGGCGGCGCGCGATCCCATCACCGGCCAGCGGGAGGCGGAATACCAGGCGCTGGCTGGATCGGCGTTTGGCAAGCTCTTGGAAAAGAACGAGATTGTCCTGCGCTAA
- a CDS encoding MBL fold metallo-hydrolase, protein MSDDIAFDRNFTTPPGRVEEVAPGVRRIVAPNPSPFTFTGTCTYIVGRGKVAIIDPGPDNPAHVAAVLEAVKGESVTHVVVTHTHRDHSPAAPAIVAATGARTVGEGPHRPSRPLFIGEANPMDASADADFQPDIVLGDRDVLEGSGWTLEAVTTPGHAANHLAFAYQEGDLLFSGDHVMGWATSIVAPPDGAMGDYIQSLEKLTARPETLFLPGHGPVIRDADRFVKDYLAHRHAREAAIMRGLERSNTIPDLVRGIYIGLDPRLFGAASLTVLAHLEHLVGQGLVRTEGQPAMDGAFRIAI, encoded by the coding sequence ATGAGCGACGACATCGCATTCGACCGCAACTTCACCACGCCACCCGGACGAGTGGAGGAAGTGGCCCCCGGTGTCCGCCGCATTGTGGCACCCAATCCCTCGCCCTTCACCTTCACGGGCACCTGCACCTATATCGTCGGCCGGGGCAAGGTGGCGATCATCGATCCGGGACCTGACAATCCGGCCCATGTGGCGGCGGTGCTGGAGGCCGTGAAGGGGGAAAGCGTGACCCATGTGGTGGTCACCCACACGCACCGGGACCACTCCCCTGCCGCCCCCGCCATCGTCGCTGCCACCGGCGCGAGGACGGTGGGCGAAGGGCCGCACCGACCCTCCCGTCCGCTCTTCATTGGCGAGGCCAATCCCATGGATGCCAGCGCCGACGCCGATTTTCAGCCCGACATCGTGCTGGGCGACAGGGACGTGCTGGAGGGCTCGGGTTGGACGCTGGAGGCGGTGACAACGCCCGGCCATGCGGCCAACCATCTGGCTTTCGCCTATCAGGAGGGCGACCTCCTCTTCTCCGGCGACCATGTGATGGGCTGGGCCACCTCCATCGTCGCCCCGCCCGACGGCGCCATGGGTGATTATATCCAATCTTTGGAAAAACTTACGGCCCGTCCCGAGACGCTGTTCCTGCCCGGGCACGGGCCGGTGATCCGGGATGCAGACCGGTTTGTGAAGGACTATCTCGCCCACCGGCACGCCCGGGAAGCAGCCATCATGCGCGGGTTGGAGCGGTCGAACACCATCCCTGACCTGGTGCGGGGGATCTATATCGGCCTTGATCCGCGCCTGTTCGGGGCGGCGTCCCTGACGGTCCTTGCCCATCTGGAGCATCTGGTGGGACAAGGCTTGGTGCGTACGGAGGGGCAGCCCGCCATGGACGGGGCCTTCCGAATCGCCATTTAG
- a CDS encoding propionyl-CoA synthetase → MVEPTSSRYAEVYARWKADPQAFWAQAASDIEWVAQPRTVFDPDLGVYGRWFVGGVCNTCYNAVDRHVAAGRGGQVALIHDSPVTGSKSSLTYSELLAEVRTLGAILRDMGVEKGDRVVIYMPMVLEAVIGMLACARIGAVHSVVFGGFAAKELAARIDDAAPKVILAASCGIEPNRIVPYKPLLDAAIEMAEAKPTACLILQRPQLHGTLMAGRDFDWSERRAVAAGEGRGVDCAPMGATDPLYVLYTSGTTGKPKGVVRDTGGHMVALRWTMENLYGLKTGDVFWTASDVGWVVGHSYIVYGPLLMGCTSVVYEGKPVGTPDPGAFWRMIEKYKVAALFTAPTALRAIKKEDPEGTYLKGHDLSSLRTLFLAGERADPDTVKWAEATLNVPVVDHWWQTETGWAIAGNPVGLGLLPVKLGSPTVPMPGYDLQIVDEAAKPLPAGTMGSIVIKLPLPPGCLPTLWHQDERFAESYLAEFPGYYKTSDAGFVDEDGYVFVMGRTDDIINVAGHRLSTGGMEEVLASHPDVAECAVIGVKDSLKGEVPCGFVVLKAGERRAPDVIEKELVELVRERIGPVAAFKLALTVPRLPKTRSGKILRGTMKKIADSDPWTAPATIDDPGALEDITIILKRRGFGS, encoded by the coding sequence ATGGTCGAGCCCACATCCAGCCGCTATGCCGAGGTTTATGCCCGGTGGAAAGCCGATCCGCAGGCCTTCTGGGCGCAAGCGGCGAGCGATATCGAATGGGTGGCCCAGCCACGCACGGTGTTCGATCCGGACCTTGGCGTCTATGGCCGCTGGTTCGTCGGCGGCGTCTGCAACACCTGCTACAATGCAGTGGACCGGCATGTGGCCGCCGGCCGCGGCGGGCAGGTGGCGCTCATCCATGACAGCCCGGTCACCGGCAGCAAGTCCAGCCTCACCTATTCCGAACTGCTGGCCGAGGTGCGCACGCTCGGCGCCATCCTGCGGGACATGGGCGTGGAAAAAGGCGACCGCGTCGTCATCTACATGCCCATGGTTCTGGAAGCCGTCATCGGCATGCTCGCCTGCGCCCGCATCGGCGCGGTGCATTCGGTGGTCTTCGGCGGGTTCGCCGCCAAGGAGCTGGCGGCGCGCATTGATGATGCTGCGCCCAAGGTCATCCTTGCCGCCTCCTGCGGCATCGAGCCCAACCGCATCGTGCCCTATAAGCCGCTGCTCGACGCCGCCATTGAGATGGCAGAGGCGAAGCCGACCGCCTGCCTGATTCTCCAGCGCCCGCAATTGCATGGAACGTTGATGGCGGGCCGGGACTTCGACTGGTCGGAGCGCCGCGCCGTGGCGGCCGGGGAAGGTCGCGGGGTGGACTGCGCGCCCATGGGCGCCACCGACCCGCTCTATGTGCTCTACACCTCCGGCACCACCGGCAAGCCCAAGGGCGTGGTGCGTGACACCGGCGGCCACATGGTGGCGCTGCGCTGGACCATGGAGAACCTCTACGGCCTGAAGACCGGCGACGTGTTCTGGACCGCCTCGGACGTAGGCTGGGTGGTCGGGCACTCCTATATCGTGTACGGCCCGCTCCTCATGGGCTGCACCTCCGTGGTCTATGAGGGCAAGCCCGTGGGCACGCCCGATCCCGGCGCCTTCTGGCGGATGATCGAGAAGTACAAGGTCGCTGCCCTCTTCACGGCGCCCACCGCGTTGCGCGCCATCAAGAAGGAAGACCCGGAGGGCACCTATCTGAAGGGGCACGACCTGTCGTCCCTGCGGACGCTATTCCTGGCCGGGGAGCGGGCGGACCCCGATACGGTCAAGTGGGCAGAGGCCACCCTGAACGTGCCGGTGGTCGATCATTGGTGGCAGACGGAAACTGGCTGGGCCATCGCGGGCAATCCGGTCGGCCTCGGGCTTCTGCCCGTCAAGCTGGGCTCGCCCACCGTGCCCATGCCCGGCTACGACCTCCAGATCGTGGACGAGGCCGCCAAGCCCTTGCCGGCGGGAACCATGGGCTCCATTGTCATCAAGCTGCCCTTGCCTCCCGGCTGCCTGCCAACCCTTTGGCATCAAGATGAGCGCTTCGCCGAGAGCTACCTCGCGGAGTTCCCCGGCTACTACAAGACCTCCGACGCCGGCTTTGTGGACGAGGACGGCTATGTCTTCGTCATGGGCCGCACCGACGACATCATCAATGTGGCCGGCCATCGCCTCTCCACCGGCGGCATGGAAGAGGTGCTCGCCTCCCACCCCGACGTGGCCGAATGCGCCGTCATCGGCGTCAAGGACAGCCTGAAGGGCGAAGTGCCCTGCGGCTTCGTGGTACTGAAGGCCGGCGAGCGGCGGGCACCGGATGTAATCGAGAAGGAACTGGTGGAGTTGGTCCGCGAGCGGATCGGCCCGGTGGCGGCCTTCAAGCTCGCCTTGACCGTGCCGCGCCTGCCAAAGACGCGCTCGGGCAAGATCCTGCGCGGGACCATGAAGAAGATTGCCGATTCGGACCCCTGGACCGCCCCCGCCACCATCGACGATCCCGGCGCCCTGGAGGACATCACCATCATCCTCAAGCGGCGCGGCTTCGGCAGCTAG
- a CDS encoding acyl-CoA synthetase, producing MPGIYDRDLDRNPANYQPLTPLGFLERAARVFPERTAIIHGKLRRTYGDFYARARRLASALEQRGVGVGDTVAVMLPNVPAMLEAHYGVPMCGAVLNSLNTRLDAAILAFTLDHGEAKVLITDREFSPVIKAALAIAKVKPLVIDYDDPEFTGAGDRIGELEYEDFIAAGDPNYAWAMPPDEWNAIALNYTSGTTGDPKGVVYHHRGAHLLAVGNVVTCTMGKHPVYLWTLPMFHCNGWCFPWSVSVVAGTHVCLRQVRAKPIFDAIADHGVTHMCGAPIVMSTLLNAPAADKRPLPHVVDFITAAAPPPEAVLAAMQDAGFNVTHVYGLTEVYGPAVVNDWHDEWNDLPAEERAVKKARQGVRYSALEALDVMDPETMVPVPADGTTLGEVMFRGNVVMKGYLKNPSATQKAFEGGWFHSGDLGVKHPDGYVQLKDRSKDIIISGGENISSIEVEDALYKHPAVAAAAVVARPDEKWGETPVAFVELREGATATVEELLAHCRAHLAHYKCPRHLVFEEIPKTSTGKIQKFRLREMAKEM from the coding sequence ATGCCGGGCATCTATGACAGGGATCTCGACCGCAACCCCGCCAACTACCAGCCGCTGACGCCGCTCGGCTTCCTGGAGCGGGCGGCGCGCGTCTTCCCCGAGCGCACCGCCATCATCCATGGCAAACTGCGCCGCACCTATGGGGATTTCTATGCCCGCGCCCGCCGGCTCGCCTCCGCGCTGGAGCAGCGGGGCGTGGGGGTCGGCGACACTGTGGCGGTCATGCTGCCCAACGTGCCAGCCATGCTGGAAGCCCATTACGGCGTGCCCATGTGCGGGGCGGTGCTCAATTCCCTCAATACCCGCCTTGATGCCGCGATCCTGGCCTTCACCCTCGACCATGGCGAGGCAAAGGTGCTTATCACCGATCGGGAATTCTCTCCCGTCATCAAGGCGGCGCTGGCCATTGCCAAGGTTAAGCCGCTGGTGATCGACTATGACGATCCCGAATTCACCGGCGCGGGAGACCGCATCGGCGAATTGGAATATGAGGATTTCATCGCCGCCGGCGACCCCAACTATGCCTGGGCCATGCCACCTGACGAATGGAATGCCATTGCCCTCAACTATACGTCGGGCACCACGGGCGATCCCAAGGGCGTCGTCTACCATCATCGCGGTGCCCATCTCCTGGCGGTGGGCAATGTGGTGACCTGCACCATGGGCAAGCATCCCGTCTATCTGTGGACGCTGCCCATGTTCCACTGCAACGGCTGGTGCTTTCCCTGGTCCGTCTCGGTCGTGGCCGGCACCCATGTGTGCCTGCGGCAGGTGCGGGCCAAGCCCATCTTCGACGCCATTGCCGACCATGGCGTGACCCATATGTGCGGCGCGCCCATCGTCATGTCGACGTTGCTGAATGCACCGGCCGCCGACAAGCGCCCACTGCCGCATGTGGTGGACTTCATCACCGCCGCCGCCCCGCCGCCGGAGGCGGTGCTCGCGGCCATGCAGGACGCGGGCTTCAACGTGACCCATGTCTATGGCTTGACCGAGGTCTACGGACCTGCGGTGGTCAATGACTGGCATGACGAATGGAACGACCTGCCCGCCGAGGAACGGGCCGTGAAGAAGGCACGGCAAGGCGTGCGCTATTCGGCGCTTGAGGCCCTGGATGTGATGGACCCCGAGACCATGGTGCCGGTGCCCGCCGACGGCACCACGCTCGGCGAGGTGATGTTCCGGGGCAATGTGGTTATGAAGGGCTATCTAAAGAACCCGTCTGCCACGCAGAAGGCGTTCGAGGGCGGCTGGTTCCATTCCGGGGATCTCGGCGTCAAGCATCCCGACGGCTATGTGCAACTGAAGGACCGCTCCAAGGACATCATCATTTCGGGTGGCGAGAACATCTCCTCCATCGAGGTGGAGGATGCCCTCTACAAACATCCGGCGGTGGCGGCCGCGGCTGTGGTGGCCCGTCCTGATGAGAAGTGGGGAGAGACGCCCGTGGCCTTTGTGGAGCTTCGGGAAGGCGCCACCGCCACGGTGGAGGAGCTCCTCGCCCATTGCCGCGCGCACCTTGCCCACTACAAATGCCCCCGGCACCTGGTGTTCGAGGAGATCCCCAAGACCTCCACCGGCAAGATCCAGAAGTTCCGGCTGCGCGAGATGGCCAAGGAGATGTGA
- a CDS encoding ABC transporter ATP-binding protein/permease, with protein MKAFFSLLGDIRRLAIPYFKSEERWIALGLLGAVIALELAWVYATVLLNEWNSAFYNAIQEKNYAEFKRQLLIFCAIAVCAIAIAVYQIYLKQWLEIRWRRWLTTRYMEHWLADDTHYRLRLSGDPADNPDQRIAQDVNLFVSQTIGVGIGLLGTVVSLASFSVILWGLSGSYDLQLFGTEMVVPGYLFWAALIYAAVGTWLAHLIGRPLVRLNYNQQRYEADFRVDLVRVRENSEQIALLKGEQAEERHLSGRFERIWGNFFDLMRAQKRLTWFTAGYNQISTIFPFVVVSPAYFSGAILLGPLMQTASAFSSVQGSFSFFITSYSTLAEWAAVVNRLTGFEASMAAAKRQAQAPSFVRTPVAASDLPRAMTMDEMDIRLPTDAPIIKVEGVAIVRGEHVLVMGPSGSGKTTLFRAMAGIWPFGSGRLGIEAPSRLMILPQKPYVPVGRLDAALAYPQDPQIHTRDALCAALEAVGLPGLCGRLEESALWPHVLSLGEQQRLSLARALLAQPAILLLDEATAALDEPSEAAVYQLLRHRMPGTTLLSIGHRATLKGLHDRILVLQGEGAPRRLVEAGAPVLAAEA; from the coding sequence ATGAAAGCCTTCTTCTCTCTCCTCGGCGACATCCGCCGGCTTGCGATTCCCTACTTCAAGAGCGAGGAGCGGTGGATCGCCCTCGGCCTGCTGGGCGCGGTCATCGCGCTCGAATTGGCCTGGGTCTATGCGACCGTTCTGCTCAATGAGTGGAATTCCGCCTTCTATAATGCCATCCAGGAAAAGAATTACGCTGAGTTCAAACGCCAACTTCTGATCTTTTGTGCCATCGCCGTCTGCGCCATCGCGATCGCGGTCTATCAGATCTACTTGAAGCAATGGCTCGAGATCCGCTGGCGGCGCTGGCTGACCACGCGTTATATGGAGCATTGGCTCGCCGACGACACCCATTACCGTCTGCGCCTGTCCGGCGATCCGGCCGACAATCCCGATCAGCGCATCGCGCAGGATGTGAACCTCTTTGTCTCCCAGACCATCGGGGTGGGCATCGGGCTCCTCGGCACGGTGGTCTCGCTTGCCTCCTTCAGCGTCATTCTGTGGGGCCTTTCGGGCTCTTATGACCTGCAGCTCTTCGGCACGGAAATGGTGGTGCCGGGCTATTTGTTCTGGGCCGCCCTCATCTATGCGGCGGTGGGAACCTGGCTGGCGCACCTGATCGGTCGACCTTTGGTGCGGCTCAACTACAACCAGCAGCGCTATGAAGCCGATTTCCGCGTGGATCTGGTGCGCGTGCGCGAGAACAGCGAGCAGATCGCCCTTCTCAAGGGCGAGCAGGCGGAAGAGCGTCATCTCTCCGGCCGCTTCGAGCGCATCTGGGGCAATTTCTTCGACCTGATGCGGGCGCAGAAGCGCCTCACCTGGTTTACCGCCGGCTACAACCAGATCTCGACCATTTTCCCCTTCGTGGTGGTGTCGCCCGCCTATTTCTCCGGCGCCATCCTGCTCGGCCCCCTGATGCAGACGGCCAGTGCCTTCTCTTCGGTTCAGGGCTCCTTCTCATTCTTCATCACCTCCTATTCCACGCTGGCCGAATGGGCCGCAGTGGTGAACCGCCTCACCGGCTTCGAGGCCTCCATGGCGGCCGCGAAGAGGCAGGCGCAGGCGCCATCCTTCGTGCGCACCCCGGTCGCGGCATCCGACCTGCCCCGCGCCATGACCATGGACGAGATGGACATCCGCCTTCCCACCGACGCGCCCATCATCAAGGTGGAGGGCGTCGCCATCGTCCGGGGCGAGCATGTGCTGGTGATGGGGCCGTCGGGCTCCGGAAAGACCACGCTCTTCCGTGCCATGGCCGGCATCTGGCCATTCGGATCGGGCCGGCTCGGCATCGAAGCGCCGAGTCGGCTGATGATTCTGCCACAGAAGCCCTATGTGCCGGTCGGGCGGCTGGATGCGGCGCTGGCCTACCCTCAGGATCCTCAGATCCACACCCGGGACGCGCTCTGCGCGGCGCTCGAGGCGGTCGGGCTTCCGGGATTGTGCGGGCGGCTGGAGGAGTCGGCCCTTTGGCCGCATGTGCTTTCGCTCGGCGAACAGCAGCGCCTGTCGCTCGCCCGCGCCCTCCTGGCGCAACCCGCCATTCTGCTTCTGGACGAGGCCACCGCCGCGCTCGACGAGCCGTCCGAGGCCGCCGTCTACCAGTTGCTGCGGCATCGCATGCCGGGCACGACGCTGCTGTCCATCGGCCACCGGGCCACCCTCAAGGGCCTCCACGACCGAATTCTTGTGCTGCAGGGCGAGGGCGCCCCGCGCCGTCTCGTGGAGGCGGGGGCACCGGTGCTGGCGGCGGAAGCCTGA